CGCGGCGGCCAGCTGCACATGGGCCTCACGGGCCGCGTGTACGGCCTCCGGCCAGCCCTGGTGCGCCATGTACGCGGCGACCGGGGCGTCCGCACCGACCTGGTGCATGATCCGCAGCACGCGCAGGACGGCGACATCGACGAGCTGTGCTTCCTGGGCGTCCCGGAAGATCGTGCCGATGTACTTCTCGGCGGACCAGTTGTCCAGCCAAGTGTCCTCGACGAGCCGGTAGACGGCGTCGGTGACATCTCCGTACCCGGGCCGTCCGGCCAGCCAGGTCTCCT
This genomic stretch from Streptomyces nigrescens harbors:
- a CDS encoding SCO4402 family protein, with the translated sequence MGGMPLNDMPWWRWRSNVRSALHMLSDPAFQQETWLAGRPGYGDVTDAVYRLVEDTWLDNWSAEKYIGTIFRDAQEAQLVDVAVLRVLRIMHQVGADAPVAAYMAHQGWPEAVHAAREAHVQLAAADGEDPDAAPRSLEVLAIMTGQAEAPA